One genomic segment of Stenotrophomonas sp. 704A1 includes these proteins:
- a CDS encoding PH domain-containing protein: MSGSDPKAFDVAESSPLRVLWVLLPVLAVLGIGAWAQLHDNRSNAPWIEITLTPPFFLMGGSAAWSMAVIVLIGAGLGVSFFRRRVELAGGVLDVRSTLYRRRTAVADLLLDQAEVVDLGRDRRYGIRFKTNGYSMPGFYSGHFRLQGGGKGFALVTDRARTLVIPVRGGSALLLSLEQPQALLEALRKVAATAARQ, encoded by the coding sequence ATGAGCGGCAGTGATCCGAAAGCCTTCGATGTTGCCGAAAGCTCGCCGCTGCGGGTGTTGTGGGTGCTGCTGCCGGTGCTGGCGGTGCTGGGCATCGGCGCCTGGGCGCAGCTGCATGACAACCGCAGCAACGCGCCATGGATCGAGATCACGCTGACCCCGCCGTTCTTCCTGATGGGCGGCAGCGCTGCGTGGAGCATGGCGGTGATCGTGCTGATCGGTGCCGGGCTGGGCGTGTCGTTCTTCCGTCGCCGGGTGGAACTGGCAGGCGGCGTGCTGGACGTGCGCTCGACGCTGTACCGGCGCCGCACCGCGGTCGCCGATCTGCTGCTGGACCAGGCCGAGGTGGTCGATCTCGGCCGGGACCGCCGTTACGGCATCCGTTTCAAGACCAACGGCTACAGCATGCCCGGCTTCTACTCCGGGCACTTCCGCCTGCAGGGCGGCGGCAAGGGCTTTGCGCTGGTCACCGACCGCGCACGCACGCTGGTGATTCCGGTACGCGGTGGCAGCGCCCTGCTGCTCAGCCTGGAACAGCCGCAGGCGCTGCTGGAGGCATTGCGCAAGGTGGCCGCCACCGCTGCACGGCAGTAA
- a CDS encoding SPFH domain-containing protein, which translates to MKEKSLSSLNGLGALAGALLVALAGGALFVLGVAAKASTGAPNLLLLLGGLLVAALALFALAGLYTVQPNQAAVLSLFGKYIGTVKDNGLRWNNPFYSKRRVSQRVRNFESGKLKVNELDGSPIEIAAVIVWQVVDASEAVYNVDDYESFVHIQSESALRAMATSYPYDQHEDGQLALRSHANEISQHLKNELAERLADAGVQVIDARISHLAYAAEIAQAMLQRQQANAVIAARTRIVAGAVGMVEMALAELQKNGVVQLDEERKAHMVSNLLTVLCSDRGTQPVVNTGSLY; encoded by the coding sequence ATGAAAGAGAAGTCGCTTTCCTCCCTCAACGGCCTGGGCGCGCTGGCTGGCGCCCTGCTGGTCGCGCTGGCCGGTGGCGCGCTGTTCGTGCTCGGGGTCGCGGCCAAGGCCAGCACCGGTGCGCCGAACCTGCTGCTCCTGCTCGGCGGCCTGCTGGTTGCCGCACTGGCCCTGTTCGCGCTGGCCGGCCTGTACACCGTGCAACCCAACCAGGCCGCGGTCCTGAGCCTGTTCGGCAAGTACATCGGCACCGTCAAGGACAACGGCCTGCGCTGGAACAACCCCTTCTACAGCAAGCGCCGCGTCAGCCAGCGCGTGCGCAACTTCGAAAGCGGCAAGCTGAAGGTCAACGAGCTGGACGGCAGCCCGATCGAAATCGCCGCGGTGATCGTCTGGCAGGTGGTGGATGCCTCCGAGGCGGTCTACAACGTGGACGACTATGAAAGCTTCGTGCACATCCAGTCCGAATCGGCGCTGCGCGCGATGGCCACCAGCTATCCCTACGACCAGCACGAGGATGGCCAGCTCGCCCTGCGCAGCCACGCCAACGAGATTTCCCAGCACCTGAAGAACGAACTGGCCGAGCGCCTGGCCGACGCCGGCGTGCAGGTGATCGATGCGCGCATCAGCCACCTGGCCTATGCCGCCGAAATCGCCCAGGCGATGCTGCAGCGCCAGCAGGCCAACGCGGTGATCGCCGCGCGCACGCGCATCGTCGCCGGTGCGGTCGGCATGGTCGAAATGGCATTGGCCGAACTGCAGAAGAACGGCGTGGTGCAGCTGGATGAGGAGCGGAAGGCACACATGGTCAGCAACCTGCTGACCGTGCTGTGCTCGGACCGCGGCACCCAGCCGGTCGTCAACACCGGCTCGCTGTACTGA
- a CDS encoding arginyltransferase: MAIHGDRDDELRLFQTGEHPCGYWPDRVARDLVLDPHDRRLGGLYPLALSWGFRRSGDLVYRPHCAQCHACVAVRIPVARFAPDRSQRRCATRNADLEVRITAATARDDLFALYHRYLAHRHANGGMDDHGPHEFEQFLIGSWSHTRFMEMRLPGHDGQPSQLLAVAVTDVTEHGLSAVYTFFDPDHAARGLGTFAILQQIEWARREGLPHVYLGYWIRGHRKMDYKRRFHPLEAYDGRRWHDFDNDLDGR; this comes from the coding sequence ATGGCGATACACGGCGACAGAGACGACGAACTGCGACTGTTCCAGACCGGCGAGCACCCTTGCGGGTATTGGCCCGATCGCGTTGCGCGCGATCTGGTGCTGGACCCGCATGATCGCCGCCTCGGCGGGCTGTACCCGCTGGCCCTGAGCTGGGGCTTCCGTCGCAGCGGTGATCTGGTCTACCGCCCGCACTGCGCCCAGTGCCACGCCTGCGTGGCGGTGCGCATCCCGGTCGCCCGTTTCGCGCCCGACCGCAGCCAGCGCCGCTGCGCCACGCGCAATGCGGACCTGGAAGTGCGCATCACTGCGGCGACCGCGCGCGATGACCTGTTCGCGCTCTATCACCGCTACCTGGCCCATCGCCACGCCAACGGCGGGATGGACGACCACGGGCCGCACGAGTTCGAACAGTTCCTGATCGGCAGCTGGTCGCATACCCGCTTCATGGAGATGCGCCTGCCCGGCCACGATGGCCAGCCCAGCCAGCTGCTGGCGGTGGCGGTGACCGACGTGACCGAACACGGACTGTCGGCGGTCTACACCTTCTTCGACCCGGACCACGCCGCGCGCGGGCTGGGCACCTTCGCGATCCTGCAGCAGATCGAGTGGGCGCGTCGCGAGGGCTTGCCACACGTGTACCTGGGCTACTGGATCCGTGGCCACCGGAAGATGGACTACAAGCGCCGCTTCCATCCGCTGGAAGCCTACGATGGCCGCCGCTGGCACGATTTCGACAATGATCTGGACGGGCGCTGA
- a CDS encoding EF-hand domain-containing protein, translating to MIRTPLLLALLLGTSASGIALAADAPTAPAPRPAKLDSNGDGVIDRSEAAANPRLAAAFDTLDKNKDGKLSRDEMPRWKHGRRGGHGGERWAKLDANKDGRISRDEAKADPRLAERFDQLDVNKDGYLDKADRELRRKQHRDAWFAAADSNRDGQLSKAEFDAAKGPMHRGPRHGAAPKPQR from the coding sequence ATGATCCGTACCCCCCTGCTGCTGGCCCTGCTGCTCGGCACCTCTGCTTCCGGCATCGCCCTGGCCGCCGATGCCCCGACCGCACCGGCACCGCGTCCGGCCAAGCTCGACAGCAACGGCGATGGTGTCATCGACCGTAGCGAAGCGGCCGCCAACCCCCGCCTGGCGGCGGCGTTCGACACGCTGGACAAGAACAAGGACGGCAAGCTCTCGCGCGATGAGATGCCGCGCTGGAAGCACGGCCGCCGCGGTGGTCATGGCGGCGAGCGCTGGGCGAAGCTGGACGCCAACAAGGACGGCCGCATCAGCCGCGACGAAGCCAAGGCCGACCCGCGCCTGGCCGAGCGCTTCGACCAGCTGGATGTGAACAAGGATGGTTACCTGGACAAGGCCGACCGCGAACTGCGCAGGAAGCAGCATCGTGACGCCTGGTTCGCCGCGGCCGATAGCAACCGGGATGGCCAGCTGAGCAAGGCCGAATTCGATGCGGCCAAGGGCCCGATGCACCGTGGCCCGCGCCATGGCGCCGCACCGAAGCCGCAGCGCTGA
- a CDS encoding DUF4177 domain-containing protein: protein MSKRWSYQTIEVNTTMMGLLKPEDVQAELSRQGQLGWELVNIIIPAPLRPAMLVFKKEQ from the coding sequence ATGAGCAAGCGCTGGAGCTACCAGACCATCGAGGTCAACACGACGATGATGGGCCTGCTCAAGCCTGAAGACGTGCAGGCTGAACTCAGCCGCCAGGGGCAGCTGGGCTGGGAACTGGTCAACATCATCATCCCGGCGCCGTTGCGTCCGGCCATGCTGGTGTTCAAGAAGGAGCAGTGA
- a CDS encoding DUF423 domain-containing protein — protein sequence MFNHERRARKPSLLACLGALLAAASIGLSAYAAHGVADPLAQQHLNMAALYAFAHGAVLVAIGPRAQGVIAHLALYVLLLGVLLFSGSLAGGALWQWPTRLAPVGGTTLMAGWVVLAVNALRR from the coding sequence ATGTTCAATCACGAACGACGCGCGCGGAAACCCTCCCTGCTGGCCTGCCTGGGCGCCCTGCTGGCGGCGGCCTCGATCGGGCTGTCCGCCTATGCGGCCCATGGCGTGGCCGATCCACTGGCGCAGCAGCACCTGAACATGGCCGCGCTGTACGCCTTCGCCCACGGTGCGGTACTGGTGGCGATCGGGCCGCGCGCACAGGGGGTCATCGCGCATCTGGCGCTGTATGTGCTGCTGCTGGGCGTGCTGCTGTTCTCCGGCAGCCTGGCCGGTGGGGCGCTGTGGCAGTGGCCGACGCGGCTGGCGCCGGTGGGCGGCACCACGCTGATGGCGGGCTGGGTGGTGCTGGCGGTCAATGCGCTGAGGCGCTGA
- a CDS encoding endonuclease/exonuclease/phosphatase family protein has product MNMTRRHPLILALALLCGATAPAFATSPAMTEKPSAALRLATYNTSLYSDDAGGLIKELEGDSEHARKIAAVLQQVRPDLVLLNEFDFDDAHRAADLFQKRYLEVAQPGGGKPLHFAYRYLAPVNTGVPSGLDLDNNGVVGGEGRSRGNDAWGYGLHPGQYGMLVLSRYPIDEAKVRSFQLLKWSAMPGAIRPVDPRTGKSFYNDAVWSQLRLSSKSHWDVPVKTPAGVVHALVSHPTPPVFDGPEKRNAARNHDELRLWQEYLSAGDKPWLCDDKGHCGGLAQDARFVLLGDLNNDPVDGDGRHEAIVELIENARVLRYPTPRSVGAEQTSLAYAAKGIARRGAPFHATGDFGPKAGTMRLDYVLPSTGFEYIGSGVFWPANESPEAKIADGSDHHLVWVDVK; this is encoded by the coding sequence ATGAACATGACCCGCCGCCATCCCCTGATCCTCGCCCTGGCCCTGCTCTGCGGCGCCACCGCCCCTGCCTTCGCCACGTCCCCCGCGATGACCGAAAAGCCGTCCGCTGCGCTGCGCCTGGCCACCTACAACACCTCGCTGTACTCCGATGACGCCGGTGGCCTGATCAAGGAACTGGAAGGCGACAGCGAGCACGCACGCAAGATCGCTGCGGTGCTGCAGCAGGTGCGCCCGGACCTGGTGCTGCTGAACGAATTCGACTTCGACGACGCCCATCGCGCCGCCGACCTGTTCCAGAAGCGCTACCTGGAAGTGGCCCAGCCGGGCGGTGGCAAGCCGCTGCACTTCGCCTACCGCTACCTGGCCCCGGTCAACACCGGCGTGCCCAGCGGCCTGGACCTGGACAACAACGGCGTGGTCGGCGGCGAAGGCCGCAGCCGCGGCAACGATGCGTGGGGCTACGGCCTGCACCCGGGCCAGTACGGCATGCTGGTGCTGTCGCGCTACCCGATCGACGAAGCCAAGGTGCGCAGCTTCCAGCTGCTGAAGTGGAGCGCGATGCCCGGTGCGATCCGTCCGGTCGATCCGCGCACCGGCAAGAGCTTCTACAACGATGCGGTGTGGTCGCAGCTGCGGCTGTCGTCGAAGTCGCATTGGGACGTGCCGGTGAAGACCCCGGCCGGCGTGGTGCATGCGCTGGTCTCGCACCCGACGCCGCCGGTGTTCGACGGCCCGGAGAAGCGCAATGCCGCGCGCAACCACGACGAACTGCGGCTGTGGCAGGAATATCTGTCGGCCGGCGACAAGCCCTGGCTGTGCGATGACAAGGGCCACTGCGGCGGCCTGGCCCAGGATGCGCGCTTCGTGCTCCTAGGCGACCTCAACAACGACCCGGTCGACGGCGATGGCCGCCATGAGGCGATCGTCGAGCTGATCGAGAACGCCCGCGTGCTGCGCTACCCCACCCCGCGCAGCGTCGGCGCCGAACAGACCAGCCTGGCCTATGCGGCCAAGGGCATCGCGCGCAGGGGCGCACCGTTCCACGCCACCGGCGATTTCGGCCCGAAGGCGGGCACCATGCGGCTGGACTACGTGCTGCCCTCGACCGGTTTCGAGTACATCGGCAGCGGCGTGTTCTGGCCGGCCAATGAAAGCCCGGAAGCGAAGATCGCCGACGGCAGCGACCACCACCTGGTGTGGGTGGACGTGAAATAA
- the purT gene encoding formate-dependent phosphoribosylglycinamide formyltransferase, translated as MAKLGTPLSPAATRVLLLGSGELGKEVAIELQRLGVEVIAADRYADAPAMQVAHRAHVIDMLDAMALRALIAQEQPHLVVPEIEAIHTETLVQLEQEQGLRVIPTARAARLTMDREGIRRLAAETLGLPTSPYRFVDTEAEYRAAVAAIGLPCVVKPVMSSSGKGQSTLRSESDIAPAWEYAQTGGRAGAGRCIVEGFIDFDYEITLLTVRHAGGTAFCAPIGHLQKDGDYRESWQPQPMTDKALARAEEISRAITDDLGGWGLFGVELFVKGDEVWFSEVSPRPHDTGLVTLVSQELSEFALHARAILGLPIPLIRQSGASASCALLAHGEGVPYFNNVAAALQVPDTAVRLFGKPSVHGHRRVGVTLARAETIDEARAIARDAAEAIGVELRP; from the coding sequence ATGGCCAAGCTTGGAACTCCGTTGTCTCCCGCCGCCACCCGCGTGCTGCTGCTGGGTTCGGGCGAACTCGGCAAGGAGGTGGCCATCGAGCTGCAGCGGCTGGGCGTGGAAGTGATCGCCGCCGACCGCTACGCCGACGCCCCGGCCATGCAGGTCGCGCACCGCGCGCATGTGATCGACATGCTGGATGCGATGGCGCTGCGCGCGCTGATTGCCCAGGAACAGCCCCACCTGGTGGTGCCGGAGATCGAGGCCATCCACACCGAGACCCTGGTGCAGCTGGAACAGGAGCAGGGCCTGCGGGTGATCCCGACCGCGCGTGCCGCGCGCCTGACCATGGACCGCGAAGGCATCCGCCGCCTCGCGGCCGAGACCCTGGGCCTGCCGACCTCGCCGTACCGTTTCGTGGACACCGAAGCCGAGTACCGTGCCGCGGTGGCCGCGATCGGCCTGCCGTGCGTGGTCAAGCCGGTGATGTCGTCCTCGGGCAAAGGCCAGAGCACCCTGCGCAGCGAGTCGGACATCGCGCCGGCCTGGGAGTACGCGCAGACCGGCGGCCGTGCCGGTGCCGGCCGCTGCATCGTCGAAGGCTTCATCGATTTCGATTACGAGATCACCCTGCTGACCGTGCGCCACGCCGGCGGCACCGCGTTCTGCGCGCCGATCGGCCACCTGCAGAAGGATGGCGATTACCGCGAAAGCTGGCAGCCGCAGCCGATGACGGACAAGGCGCTGGCGCGTGCGGAAGAAATCTCGCGTGCGATCACCGACGACCTCGGCGGCTGGGGCCTGTTCGGTGTCGAGCTGTTCGTGAAGGGCGACGAAGTGTGGTTCAGCGAAGTGTCGCCGCGCCCGCACGACACCGGCCTGGTGACCCTGGTGTCGCAGGAACTGAGCGAGTTCGCGCTGCATGCGCGCGCCATCCTCGGCCTGCCGATTCCGCTGATCCGCCAGAGCGGCGCGTCGGCCTCGTGCGCGCTGCTGGCGCATGGCGAGGGCGTGCCGTACTTCAACAACGTCGCCGCCGCCCTGCAGGTACCGGATACCGCCGTGCGCCTGTTCGGCAAGCCGAGCGTGCACGGCCACCGCCGCGTCGGCGTGACCCTGGCGCGGGCCGAGACCATCGACGAAGCCCGCGCCATCGCCCGTGATGCCGCCGAAGCCATCGGCGTCGAACTGCGCCCGTGA
- a CDS encoding M15 family metallopeptidase has translation MHRTAPLLINTEAIELWPAHLLRARSNLDARLLARARWVLRRKHDGRYLAAVLAHGVHSLVPRLPREPGVEAALALLEHTRARPFAATLDDQWLPLAGLQQRLQQLGLDAQRYAEDSGLPLEAEPCLLHFAGRDRFGRPLWLRRGAAQGWRRMRQHAAREGIALDAISGFRSHAYQLGIFERKLARGQHVPDILKVNAAPGFSEHHSGHALDIGTPGDAPAEETFEATAAFAWLQANAGQHGFRLSYPRDNPHGIVYEPWHWCWAPANG, from the coding sequence ATGCACCGCACCGCGCCGCTGTTGATCAATACCGAGGCCATCGAACTGTGGCCGGCCCATCTGCTGCGCGCGCGCAGCAACCTGGATGCCCGCCTGCTGGCGCGCGCGCGCTGGGTACTGCGGCGCAAGCACGATGGCCGTTATCTGGCAGCGGTGCTGGCGCACGGTGTGCATTCCCTGGTGCCGCGGCTGCCGCGCGAACCCGGCGTGGAAGCGGCCCTTGCGCTGCTGGAGCACACCCGTGCACGGCCCTTCGCCGCGACGCTGGACGATCAGTGGCTGCCGCTGGCCGGCCTGCAGCAGCGCCTGCAGCAGCTGGGCCTGGACGCACAGCGCTACGCCGAGGACAGCGGCCTGCCGCTGGAAGCCGAGCCCTGCCTGCTGCACTTTGCCGGGCGTGACCGCTTCGGCCGCCCGCTGTGGCTGCGCCGCGGCGCCGCGCAGGGATGGCGGCGGATGCGCCAGCACGCCGCGCGCGAAGGGATCGCGCTCGATGCCATTTCCGGCTTCCGCAGCCATGCGTACCAGCTGGGCATTTTCGAGCGCAAGCTGGCCCGCGGGCAGCACGTGCCGGACATTCTGAAGGTCAATGCGGCGCCCGGCTTCAGCGAACACCACAGCGGCCATGCACTGGACATCGGCACGCCGGGCGACGCACCGGCCGAGGAAACCTTCGAGGCGACCGCGGCGTTCGCCTGGCTGCAGGCCAACGCCGGGCAGCATGGTTTCCGCCTGAGCTACCCACGCGACAACCCGCACGGGATCGTTTACGAACCGTGGCACTGGTGCTGGGCGCCGGCCAACGGCTGA
- a CDS encoding alpha/beta hydrolase family protein, with product MRTSRSLLASMLSLLAGTALAAEPQQVASQLLDHLQAGRSADAEAMLTAQMATAVPADRLQVLWQSLGELQQRGPARSSEQQGMHLVEVPLTFATGAVIAQVAVDAQDKVAGLLLRPAPPAKAPPPPADARYSEADFSIPQARGALPGTLAVPKGNGPFPAVLLVHGSGPQDRDQTIGGSRPFLDLARGLAAQGIAVLRYDKRTQARPQDFQSGSFSVDDETTDDAVAALTALAADARIDSRRVFVLGHSQGGMLAPRIASRWPQARGAILWAAPARSLLDLLPEQNRYLLSLDGSISAAEQAFLDTLDRQIAAARGSAPAAAAELPLGVPQSFWKSIEAVNARADAQALHMPLLMLHGGRDFQVPDTDWKLWKDALGNRSDVQWQAYPALNHIGVAGSGPSSLKEYASAGHVDPQLIADVARWIGAQR from the coding sequence ATGAGGACGTCCCGTTCCCTGTTGGCCAGCATGCTGTCGCTGCTGGCTGGTACCGCGCTGGCGGCCGAGCCGCAGCAGGTCGCGTCGCAGCTGCTGGACCACCTGCAGGCCGGGCGCAGTGCCGATGCCGAAGCGATGCTGACCGCGCAGATGGCCACGGCCGTGCCCGCCGACAGGCTGCAGGTCCTGTGGCAGTCGCTGGGCGAACTGCAGCAGCGCGGCCCCGCGCGCAGCAGCGAACAGCAGGGCATGCACCTGGTGGAAGTGCCGCTGACGTTCGCCACCGGCGCGGTGATCGCGCAGGTCGCGGTGGACGCGCAGGACAAGGTGGCCGGCCTGCTGCTGCGCCCTGCTCCGCCGGCCAAGGCGCCGCCACCGCCGGCCGATGCCCGCTACAGCGAAGCCGATTTCAGCATCCCGCAGGCGCGGGGCGCATTGCCCGGCACGCTGGCCGTGCCCAAGGGCAACGGCCCCTTCCCGGCGGTGCTGCTGGTGCACGGCTCGGGCCCGCAGGACCGTGACCAGACCATCGGCGGCAGCCGCCCGTTCCTGGACCTCGCCCGCGGCCTGGCCGCGCAGGGCATTGCGGTGCTGCGCTACGACAAGCGGACACAGGCCCGCCCGCAGGACTTCCAGAGCGGCAGCTTCAGCGTCGACGACGAAACCACCGACGATGCGGTGGCGGCGCTGACTGCGCTGGCAGCCGATGCGCGCATCGACAGCCGCCGCGTGTTCGTTCTGGGCCACAGCCAGGGCGGCATGCTCGCCCCGCGCATCGCCAGCCGCTGGCCGCAGGCGCGTGGCGCGATCCTGTGGGCGGCACCGGCACGTAGCCTGCTGGACCTGCTGCCCGAGCAGAACCGCTATCTGCTGTCGCTGGACGGCAGTATCAGCGCCGCCGAACAGGCCTTCCTGGACACGCTGGACCGGCAGATCGCCGCCGCACGCGGCAGCGCGCCGGCCGCGGCCGCCGAGCTTCCGCTGGGCGTGCCCCAGTCGTTCTGGAAGAGCATCGAGGCGGTCAATGCGCGTGCCGATGCGCAGGCCCTGCACATGCCGCTGCTGATGCTGCATGGCGGCCGCGATTTCCAGGTGCCCGATACGGACTGGAAGCTCTGGAAGGACGCTCTGGGCAACCGCAGTGACGTGCAATGGCAGGCCTATCCCGCGCTGAACCACATCGGCGTGGCCGGCAGCGGCCCGAGCTCGCTGAAGGAATACGCCAGCGCCGGCCATGTGGATCCCCAGCTGATCGCCGACGTGGCGCGCTGGATCGGAGCACAACGATGA
- the tesB gene encoding acyl-CoA thioesterase II translates to MAAPLNDTPEPVVSELIDLLTLERLEDNLFRGQSRDIGTKYVFGGQVLGQALAAAQATVDNGRHVHSLHAYFLRAGNIDHPIVYDVDRTRDGGSFSVRRVTAIQHGKVIFFCAASFQQAESGAEHQHKMPEVPQPEDIEPNRPLPAEVLERLPIKVQRWLSRGGPFEFRHVYPRDELNPPKRPPYHQVWLRLSEPVGDAPELHQALLAYASDFHLLGTATFPHGISYYHPHVQMASLDHAIWFHRPFRADEWLLYSLDSPSAQDSRGLARGQFFTRDGVLVASTAQEGLIRVVPDQAAAAAVPAKD, encoded by the coding sequence GTGGCCGCCCCTTTGAACGACACGCCCGAACCCGTCGTCTCCGAGCTGATCGACCTGCTCACCCTGGAGCGGCTGGAGGACAACCTGTTCCGCGGGCAGAGCCGCGATATCGGCACCAAGTACGTGTTCGGCGGGCAGGTGCTGGGCCAGGCCCTGGCTGCGGCGCAGGCCACGGTCGACAATGGCCGCCACGTGCATTCGCTGCACGCCTACTTCCTGCGCGCCGGCAACATCGACCACCCGATCGTGTACGACGTGGACCGTACCCGGGACGGTGGCAGCTTCTCGGTGCGCCGGGTCACCGCGATCCAGCACGGCAAGGTGATCTTCTTCTGTGCAGCCTCGTTCCAGCAGGCCGAATCCGGTGCCGAGCACCAGCACAAGATGCCCGAAGTGCCGCAGCCGGAAGACATCGAGCCGAACCGCCCCCTGCCGGCCGAGGTGCTGGAACGCCTGCCGATCAAGGTACAGCGCTGGCTGTCGCGCGGCGGCCCGTTCGAGTTCCGCCATGTGTACCCGCGCGATGAACTCAACCCGCCCAAGCGCCCGCCTTACCACCAGGTGTGGCTGCGCCTGAGCGAACCGGTCGGCGACGCTCCCGAGCTGCACCAGGCCCTGCTGGCCTATGCCTCGGACTTCCACCTGCTGGGGACGGCCACCTTCCCGCACGGCATCAGCTACTACCACCCGCACGTACAGATGGCCTCGCTGGACCATGCGATCTGGTTCCACCGTCCGTTCCGTGCCGACGAGTGGCTGCTGTATTCGCTGGACAGCCCCAGTGCGCAGGATTCGCGTGGCCTGGCCCGCGGCCAGTTCTTCACCCGCGACGGCGTGCTGGTCGCCAGCACCGCGCAGGAAGGCCTGATCCGCGTGGTTCCAGACCAGGCAGCAGCGGCCGCCGTGCCGGCCAAGGATTGA
- a CDS encoding pathogenicity-like protein, whose protein sequence is MRQIFSSQRVETVEGVAELLRGHGIEVKVTNGRSYKTRRRGQFSYTDLGNASAYPAVWIVRADDQPRAREILREARLLDTTRRDHPTAEFAFRDEAPAAGGGRGWAWRIRIALLVVIAGVALVIGLRHRGAPAPAAPAPAPQAQPQQPQPAAPEEEEVRVRIQPAK, encoded by the coding sequence ATGCGGCAGATTTTCAGCAGCCAGCGCGTGGAAACCGTCGAAGGCGTGGCCGAGCTCCTGCGTGGCCATGGCATCGAAGTCAAGGTGACCAACGGGCGCTCGTACAAGACCCGTCGCCGTGGCCAGTTCAGCTATACCGACCTGGGCAACGCCAGCGCCTATCCGGCGGTATGGATCGTGCGCGCCGACGACCAGCCGCGAGCGCGCGAGATCCTGCGCGAGGCGCGCCTGCTCGACACCACCCGCCGTGACCACCCGACCGCCGAATTCGCCTTCCGCGACGAGGCACCGGCCGCCGGGGGCGGTCGTGGCTGGGCATGGCGCATCCGCATCGCGCTGCTGGTGGTGATTGCCGGTGTCGCCCTGGTGATCGGCCTGCGCCACCGCGGCGCCCCGGCACCGGCGGCCCCTGCCCCGGCGCCGCAGGCCCAGCCACAGCAGCCGCAGCCCGCCGCGCCGGAAGAAGAGGAAGTGCGGGTCCGCATCCAGCCTGCGAAGTAG
- a CDS encoding RNA polymerase sigma factor, which produces MTTFAASIDQTLERELPAASRGCQHAYGRIVLACQNTVTAIALAITGDRQASEDIAQEAFVKGWQQLHQLRSATSFLPWLRQITRNLARDWLRAQRGRPLSGEAAELALGMAADPAPGAADRLQRLEEEIAAEDIISALPADSREVLLLYYREGQRSQQVADLLGLSDGAVRKRLSRARTQVRDGLLQRFGEFARSSAPSAAFATTVVSMVLVAAPGTASAAILLGTGVGVGGSKLGLGGASVAGGTALGSLTATLGQLQMLPASSWGAIIGGVVGGALGSYLGGRFLLSYAETAAEQLQVRRFVNLSTGTSLGWCLVILFAVLLQAPVWAQLLVLALGLAVINYQCLVPLRRIMAPMLARDAARRGRTGVNWKYESMYGLTGMIAVNLIVTAAVAYTYVVRLNAPL; this is translated from the coding sequence ATGACGACGTTCGCCGCATCGATCGACCAGACCCTGGAACGCGAACTGCCCGCTGCCAGCCGCGGCTGCCAGCACGCGTATGGCCGCATCGTGCTGGCCTGCCAGAACACGGTCACCGCCATCGCCCTGGCCATCACCGGTGACCGCCAGGCCAGCGAGGACATCGCCCAGGAAGCCTTCGTGAAGGGCTGGCAGCAGCTGCACCAGCTGCGCAGCGCCACCAGTTTCCTGCCGTGGCTGCGGCAGATCACCCGCAACCTTGCCCGCGACTGGCTGCGCGCCCAGCGCGGCCGCCCGCTCAGTGGCGAGGCTGCCGAACTGGCACTGGGCATGGCCGCCGACCCGGCCCCGGGCGCCGCCGACCGCCTGCAGCGGCTGGAAGAGGAAATCGCGGCCGAAGACATCATCTCCGCCCTGCCCGCCGACAGCCGCGAAGTGCTGCTGCTGTACTACCGGGAAGGCCAGCGTTCGCAGCAGGTCGCCGACCTGCTCGGGCTCAGCGATGGCGCCGTGCGCAAGCGCCTGTCGCGCGCCCGCACGCAGGTGCGCGATGGGCTGCTGCAGCGCTTCGGCGAATTCGCCCGCAGCAGCGCACCCAGCGCCGCGTTCGCCACCACGGTGGTCTCGATGGTGCTGGTGGCCGCGCCCGGTACGGCCAGCGCCGCGATCCTGCTCGGCACCGGTGTCGGCGTGGGCGGCAGCAAGCTCGGCCTTGGCGGCGCCAGCGTTGCCGGCGGCACCGCGCTGGGCTCGCTGACCGCCACCCTGGGCCAGCTGCAGATGCTGCCTGCATCGAGCTGGGGCGCGATCATCGGCGGCGTCGTCGGGGGCGCGCTCGGCAGCTATCTCGGTGGGCGATTCCTGTTGTCCTATGCAGAGACCGCGGCCGAGCAGCTGCAGGTCCGCCGCTTCGTCAACCTCAGCACCGGCACCAGCCTGGGCTGGTGCCTGGTCATCCTGTTCGCCGTGCTGCTGCAGGCGCCGGTGTGGGCGCAGCTGCTGGTGCTGGCACTGGGCCTGGCGGTGATCAACTACCAGTGCCTGGTGCCGCTGCGACGGATCATGGCACCGATGCTCGCCCGTGATGCCGCCCGGCGTGGCCGCACCGGGGTCAACTGGAAGTACGAATCCATGTACGGCCTGACCGGCATGATCGCGGTGAACCTGATCGTCACTGCCGCCGTCGCCTATACCTACGTGGTGAGGCTCAACGCCCCCCTGTAA